Genomic DNA from Oenanthe melanoleuca isolate GR-GAL-2019-014 chromosome 15, OMel1.0, whole genome shotgun sequence:
CAACTGGGaattgtttccatttctttctgccTCTGAACAAATGACAAAACATTGTGGATTTTTGGACTGTAAGAGTTTGTTATTTCATGTCTGGTAGTGATTTCTTTCCACTATTTGTAGTCCTGGAAATGTGGTTCCTACTTGCAGAGTGCCTTCCTGGACAGCCAGGGTTGGGATTTGGACACATCTTCTGCACTTTGTGGCTTTTTTTATCCAGTCCTTGGCAGGGCAGGATATGAGAGGACAGGAAGGAGGCCTGAATTCCATTAAAAGCTGTATGTATCCTATGGAGAAAGCCAGAGAGTATAAAGTGACCCCTGGAGTGCTGGAATGAGAGATAAATAGGAACAGGACAGGAATCTATTTAAAACCCCACTGGAGGGCTCACAATCACTGCTGCTGTTATCAAAAGGCTGCAAAGTTTTCCATGTTTAATTCAGCCTAAAGGAGAATCCCCACAGTTACATCATCACCCAAAGCCATTCAGTCCTTTCATGAAATAAATCTGCAGTTCTGTAgtttttctgtggaagaaaCTACTAAAAATCCTTTCCCAAAAACCAGTGGAATGCACCCTAAAATTCCTACAAATTATTCTGGCTTTTCTTGGCACTCAGGGTCGTCCCATGACACTGGACCATTGCCTCCATCACTTCATCTCCTCAGAGTCTGTGAAGGATGTTGTGTGTGACAACTGCACCAAGGTAGGTCCCTTTAATTCCTGTCCCTTTAATTCCTGTCACCTTCACACTCAGTTTTGAGCCTGCTGACACAATCCTGGCTTCACTTTCCACCTCCTTTTTCTTCAGGACTTGGAGAAAGCCTCCAGGATTTCAGATATTTAACAAGGACTTCTTAACTCACAGAATACTGAGGCTTTACTTACTACTGCTGTTACAAAATCTACAAATGTTTTGTTCTGTAATTGCCAGGTACCACCAgggatgatttttttctctggtatttaaaaatcaacaaagaGGCAAATGAATACAGTTCTGAGTTCTCTAAATGCtcatttctgcttcattttggTTTATAATTTTGATCCTTTAGGAATCCTGAAGAGCATTTTTAAATGAGCATAAAACAGACAATTAATTGCTCCTCTGCAGGtgtcttcatttttatttttcccttttttattccAGATCCAGGCAGAAGGAATTCTGAATGGACAAAGCATAGAAAACCAGAGAACAACGTTTGTTAAGCAATTAAAGTTAGGAAAGGTGAGGCAAAAATCCCCCTCCAAATCTCTTAAATCTCCTAAATCCTGTCACACAGAACTTCTCTCTTTGAGCTGGTTGTGTCCATTTCTTGCTATTACACCAcaaatgttttactttttaaagtaaactCACCTGGCAAATATTTGTGGGCACTAAGGCCTCAACTCAGCAAAACATCAAACACTGAAAGGATATTCTGTGACTATTTTGTTAATTAGGAAAACACTTAAATGTGTTGGCTCAGTATCATTTCTtaaatttacattaatttttggTGAGCAAATTGATTTATATTTACAGGGTTTGTAGCATCTTTAGCAATTCCACATTTCAgagagattaaaatattttgaatacaGCTGATGAGTAAACATCAGGAGTGATTTCTATGAGaacttgttttttgtttttttttgctctaTAATCCTGTCATACAGAGGCCAGCAGGGTACTGGTGTGTAATTAGGAGCCTCAGGTGCcaataatgatgatgataataataataatgtaacTGTTGCTACAGCAATGATTTTGAATTCCAGCTCTTTataacatttaatatttttgtttttcccctgtgCAAAGCCATTAATTATTGGGGATTAGGAAATATCATGAATCTCACGAAAATTACTGTCACGTTTTAGGGACACTGAGTTTACACAGAGATAATGGAAATGTATTTCCTTATTCCCTGGACTTACCACTTgtttctttccatgaaaaatgtggattttccTGTCCTGACCTCTCCTGAAGTTGCCCCAGTGTTTGTGCATCCACCTGCAAAGGCTGAGCTGGTCAAACCAAGGCACTCCTCTGAAGAGACACGAGCACGTCCAGTTCAACGAGTTCCTGGTCATGGACATCTACAAATATCGGGTTCCTGGtcccaaatccagccaggagcagctcagccagaaAAACTTGGAGGAGATAACCCCTGGAATAAAggatgggagagcagggaaaccTTCAGGTACCTTCTTTGTCCATAAAATAGttcagcatttctgcatttcagagatCCAACATTCTCTGCAGAATCAAGCATTTTGATGTGGGGCTCtgcaaagagaacagaaatCCCTTTGCCATTCCCAAATTTACAGTTCAGTttggataattttattttgatccTACTAAatagatgttaaaaaaaaaaattacaaaccaTGGCACAGAATTCATATACTTAATGTCCAAAAATGTGTTGAACTTGGGATGTCCCAGGGTTTTTCTTGTTAGGCATCTCTTGCAAGGCTTCAGGATAAGCAGAGAAGGAATGCTGGGAATGGTGAATTCTTCAAAAACAATTAGAAAGTCCAGCTGTAGAAGATCTGTCCTTAGGCAGCTCAATATTCCTTTAGTTTGGATTTTGGACACATATTTGTCATGTAAAATAGATTTGAATAAAATATCCATTACCTGTGGATATTAAAATCAATAAAACCTTCATATCCCATGATGAAAGGCATTGCAGGAGCAGGGGTGCTGTTCTTAGCAAAAACAATAAAGTTAAATCCCTgaatttctccttcctctggcAGATGCAGAACAACCATCTGGTACCAAACCTCTCTTCATGAATGgtgcctcctcttcctcatttttAATGTCCCCAGGAACTTTCCCACTTGCTGCATTCTCTGAGTGCAGGTAAGTTAGAGATTTGTATCTTTTTTCGTTTCTGTCCTTGTCCTGAGGCTGGTTACAGAGTGTAACCTTTATTCCAGCTCCTGTGCTTGTGTCTTGGGTGATTTTTAGTCCTGGaaaaagggaggagggaaagttACAAGCAGAGCTCAAAATCTCCTTCCTCTGGGTCATGGTGCAGTAATCCTGAACAACCATAAtctcattgctgctgctttcctctggcccttcctttctttaattttcaaatgGTTGTAAGAAAtccatagattttttttttcccctcacacaTTGTTGATTTCAGTTGCACCTGCCATGATTCCACTTGGTAAATCACCCTTGGGGCTTCTGCTGTTAATCCTTTTCCATAGAATtccagaatgatttgggttggtAGGGAACTTAGGGACCATCCAGTGCATCCTGCCCATGGGCAGTGACACCTTCAgctatcccaggttgttccaaacCCCATCCTTGAGTACTtgaagggatggagcagcaggttTGAATCCCAtaatcccagaatggtttgggttgaaaggaaACTTGGAGATGATCCAAGTGGAAGGGCCATCTGGGATGGTgatcccaggtgctccaagccctgtccagcctggccttgaacacttccaggcatggagcagcaagaaaaagcagtttgcaTCAAAGAATAGTTTTGGGTTGGAACTTGGACATCATCCCCTCCCATTTGCCATGGGgcaacaccttccactagaacaGGATCATTCCAGGGACAGATTTTGGGgcgattttggggggattttggaggCGATTTTGTAGGtgattttgggaggattttggggtgatttttgggggattttgaggtgatatttgggggattttggaggcaattttggggtaattttttAAGTTACtttggggggattttgaggggattttggaggtgaatttggggtggttttgggggtgattttggaGGTGATTTTGGGATGAACAGCCACACCCTGCACCGAAATCCCCTTCGGGCAGCCCCACCCTTGCTGCAGGCGCTCAGTgcccgtgtgtgtgtgtgtccctgcagggccccGCTGTACCTGTACCGCCTGATGGCCGTGGTGGTGCACCACGGGGACATGCACTCGGGACACTTTGTCACCTTCCGGCGCGCGCCGGGCGCCCGCAGCAGCCAGTGGCTCTGGGTGTCGGACGAGTCGGTTCGCAGGGCCAGCCTGCACGAGGTGCTGGCTGCCAGCGCCTACCTGCTGTTCTACGAGCGAGTGCAGGGCCGggcccagccccagagccccgCCCTGGACTGAGCCTCGCCCTCCTGCAAAGCTCGCCAGCCTCCCTTCCCTGCGGGGACAGTGGCAGTTGTGCTTTGTACCCAAAATCCtgcccctcccttccctgcgGGGACAGTGGCAGTTGTGCTTTGTACCCAAAATCCtgcccctcccttccctgcgGGGACAGTGGCAGTTGTGCTTTGTACCCGAACCAACCCCGGGTGTGTGTGTTGAGAAGCgtttttctgctctgttccGTGTCCTCACACTGCACTTTTCCCACGGAGATGCTTTATCCCACACGTTTCACTTCCCAAAGGGCAGCCCTGGAAAGGGATGATGTTAAGCTGCTGTTGAAGagcccttccccatcccaatccctgccctggcacctcTCCATTATGCACCAGCCCCTCCAGGGTCCCTTCCCTGTGGCAATGGCTGGGAATTGGGGTTTGTACCTAAATTCCCTTGGCTGTTCTGAGGTCTCCTTGAGAAGCCTTTGTCTGTCAGGCAGGGCTTTTGTCCCAAAGCTCTATTCCCAATGTTTGTGTGTTGAGAAGCCTTTGTCTGTCAGGCAGGGCTTTTGTCCCAAAGCTccattcccaatttttcccactggggagctctgggggcaATGGGAAGCTGCTGTTGGCAAAGGCAATGATTTAAGACACAAAGTGCCTTGAGCTTCCCTGAACAGCTGCATTGCCACTGGCCCAACCCTCTGCATGCCCACTGTGTCCTGGGAATGCCTCACAACCACAGGATGAACTCATGGAATCACATTTCTCCTGTCCTATCAAGGCATCTCCACAAACACCCCTGGTCCAAAAGATTTCCCTGTTCACACAATTTTCCTCCTATTTACTTCTTTATAAACCCCTTCTCCTGACTTAAATTGCTTTATCCAGGAGATAATTTTGTATCTATTAAGAGCTGAAACCTTAATTTATTGCTCCATACCTTTGGAATATAGCTGGAATCAGCACATGGAAGTGTTTGCTAGTGCTCAGTGTTGTCATTTCCTTCAGCACTGTTGAATCCAGTTGTTTTGTAGCATCAACTACAACTTTTAATGCTGTGATTTTCAAGCTGCTGTAACTGTTCTAGACTTGCCCTTCCCATTTCATTGCTGGAATCTGCTATTCCCAGCATTGGGATCCATGCTCCTGGCTTGCAGCTGAGCTGTagagcagcccctggccttGTTAAATGGAATATAAACAACAGGACAAGGACTGGTGGGCACTTGCTGGTCTCATGAAGAAATCTGGGAATCCTGCatcagctccaggctgccctgTAAATAGAAATAAGGGGAATTCTGCTGCTCTAGATTGTTTgatgtgcaaaaaaaaaaatacataaaaaattcccaaagcacaaagggaaaagcagcaaaaatcctCCTTTAAAAACCTGCTTTTAAATTACCAGGAATAAATATGTAGGTTGTTTTTAGCTCTTTTCTGTCCTTGTAAgcttggaggagaaaaaatCCCTCATCAGACAAGCTTTTTTTCAATGTGAAGTTTTCAAATAACAACTGTCTTAAATAGTATTTTTAGGGCAACTTTGTACCTCATGAATTCATAGTGCTGCCCAAAGCTTGGGGGTGTTCACACTTCCTCAGGAGAGGCTCCAAACCAGCCAAAGCAGGAGTGGTAAAAGAGTGGAtatgcaaaattatttacacaACTCATCATTCCAGAGTCTGGAGCACAATTCCTGGCCCAGGTAATGCTCATAGTACATAAACATTGATAAATCCACTGCTGGACTGGGACCTGGTTTGTGGTTGTGCTGCATGAGCAGCTTGGTTTTAACCTGTTTTAAGTTATAGtaaaccaagaaaacaaaacacaaaaaaaaaaaaaaaaaaaaccaacaaacaaaaaaaaaacaaacaaccttGAAAGATGCAAAATGCCAAAAATGTGCTCTGGTTGTTGAAGGGAGAGCtaacagagctggagaaggaacCAGCCTTCCCTACTGGGAGCCATCTAAAACCATCAGCCCAACATCtccctccagcagatcagct
This window encodes:
- the USP30 gene encoding ubiquitin carboxyl-terminal hydrolase 30, giving the protein MRSWGVLGGAAAALAAGIYVLWGPITGRKRRRRGLVPGLLNLGNTCFMNSLLQGLSSCPSFIRWLEEFTTQYRTEQEKSQEHHQYLSVTLLQLLRVLSCQEVTEDDVLDASCLLEVLRMNRWQISSFEEQDAHELFHVLTSSLEDERDRQPRVTHLFDVHSLEQPEITQKQISCRTRGSLPPVSNHWKSQHPFHGRLTSNMVCKHCEHQSPVRFDTFDSLSLSIPAAVWGRPMTLDHCLHHFISSESVKDVVCDNCTKIQAEGILNGQSIENQRTTFVKQLKLGKLPQCLCIHLQRLSWSNQGTPLKRHEHVQFNEFLVMDIYKYRVPGPKSSQEQLSQKNLEEITPGIKDGRAGKPSDAEQPSGTKPLFMNGASSSSFLMSPGTFPLAAFSECRAPLYLYRLMAVVVHHGDMHSGHFVTFRRAPGARSSQWLWVSDESVRRASLHEVLAASAYLLFYERVQGRAQPQSPALD